The Coffea arabica cultivar ET-39 chromosome 4e, Coffea Arabica ET-39 HiFi, whole genome shotgun sequence genome includes a window with the following:
- the LOC113699162 gene encoding SNF1-related protein kinase regulatory subunit gamma-1: protein MMIEEGSSTPRSPEAKVGMQVEDLWDVQEPQLSPTEKLNACFESIPVSDFPPAPSSQVVEINSDSSLAEVVKLLAQHKILSAPVVDVKAPEDASWIDRYIGIVEFAGIVVSILHQSEKMDGSAALAFELFSESEDGIGPAVAAAANGMSSPRYRSLHPESPTATSGDFFETLTSSDFYKNTKVGDISGSFRWAPFLALQKSNSFLTMLLLLSKYRMKSVPVVDPGEQKIDNIITQSAVIHMLEECAGLHWFESWGSKKLSELGLPLMKPSHIIKVYEDEPVLQAFKLMRQKGVGGIPVVASNGRKAIGNISIRDIQFLLLAPEIYKEFRSITAKNFLTAVRSYLEEHQKDSPLLKNMVTCTRDSTLKDVIMKLDSMKIHRIYVVDDLGNLEGVITLRDIISKLVHEPRGYFGDFFDGVLPLPANSRV, encoded by the exons ATGATGATTGAAGAAGGTAGTTCAACTCCAAGAAGCCCAGAAGCCAAGGTGGGGATGCAAGTGGAGGATTTATGGGATGTTCAAGAACCTCAGTTGAGTCCTACTGAGAAGCTTAATGCTTGTTTTGAGAGCATCCCAGTTTCTGATTTTCCTCCTGCTCCATCTTCCCAAG TTGTTGAGATAAACTCAGATTCCAGCTTGGCTGAAGTGGTCAAGTTACTAGCCCAACATAAAATCCTGAGTGCACCTGTCGTGGATGTTAAAGCTCCAGAGGATGCGAGTTGGATTGATAGATATATCGGAATTGTTGAGTTTGCTGGGATTGTTGTATCGATCCTACATCAG TCAGAAAAAATGGATGGATCTGCTGCATTAGCTTTTGAGCTGTTCAGTGAATCTGAGGATGGCATTGGTCCTGCTGTTGCTGCGGCGGCTAATGGAATGTCTTCCCCAAGATATAGAAGTTTGCACCCTGAATCTCCTACTGCAACTTCTGGGGACTTTTTTGAGACCTTGACTTCTTCTGACTTCTATAAGAACACAAAG GTTGGAGACATATCAGGGTCATTCCGCTGGGCTCCATTTCTCGCCCTGCAAAAATCGAACTCTTTCTTGACAATGCTTTTGCTGCTATCCAAGTACAGGATGAAGAGTGTTCCTGTGGTTGACCCAGGGGAACAAAAGATTGATAACATCATTACTCAATCAGCTGTCATTCACATGCTTGAAGAATGTGCTGGCCTTCATTGGTTTGAGAGCTGGGGTTCAAAGAAACTATCTGAACTTGGTCTCCCTCTAATGAAGCCCAGCCACATTATTAAG GTCTATGAGGATGAACCAGTGCTTCAGGCTTTTAAATTAATGAGACAAAAAGGAGTTGGTGGGATTCCTGTTGTTGCAAGTAATGGAAGAAAGGCTATTGGTAACATAAGCATCAGAGATATTCAGTTCCTTCTACTTGCACCAGAGATATACAAAGAATTCAG ATCTATCACGGCCAAGAACTTCCTGACAGCAGTTCGAAGCTATCTGGAGGAGCATCAAAAGGATTCCCCACTCTTGAAGAACATGGTAACATGCACAAGAGACAGTACACTTAAAGATGTTATTATGAAGCTTGATTCCATGAAAATCCATCGGATATACGTCGTTGATGATCTGGGAAATCTAGAGGGGGTGATCACGCTAAGAGACATCATTTCAAAGCTAGTGCATGAGCCCCGTGGTTACTTCGGGGATTTCTTTGATGGTGTCTTACCATTGCCAGCAAACAGCAGGGTTTAA
- the LOC113700174 gene encoding CBS domain-containing protein CBSCBSPB5, which yields MTTSQGGGSSSRRSLSLSSQMRKKAVGAGFDNGGSESPHRKSLSSSRSMGLTGERTVKRLRLSKALTVPDTTSIYDACRRMAARRVDALLLTDSNALLCGILTDKDIATRVIARELNLEETPVSKVMTRNPVFVLSDTLAVEALQKMVQGKFRHLPVVENGEVIALLDIAKCLYDAIARMERAAEKGKAIAAAVEGVEKHWGASVSGSNTFIETIRERMFRPSLSTIIPENSKVVTVEPTDSVLLATKKMLELRTNSAIITVENKPRGILTSKDILMRVIAQDLPADSTLVEKVMTPNPECATVDTPIVDALHTMHDGKFLHLPVVDRDGIVVAVVDVLHITHAAVATVGNTAGVSTEAANTMMQKFWDSAMALAPDDEEETRSEGSLKMASDGADTGRSLPCPSSSMPGTFAFKIQDRKGRMHRFNCDTRSLTDLITSIIQRVGDDIDRKNLPQILYEDEDHDKVVLASDSDLVAAVDHARSAGWKGLRLHLAYSGRPGHRKGSGSVSMDYAHEDAWASAYSAVAAGAALVAGLGVLAFFRRSGK from the exons ATGACGACGAGTCAAGGCGGGGGATCATCGTCAAGGAGAAGCTTATCTTTGAGCTCGCAGATGAGGAAGAAAGCTGTCGGAGCGGGTTTCGATAATGGAGGCTCCGAATCTCCTCACCGGAAATCTCTGTCGTCTTCTCGTTCCAT GGGGCTGACCGGTGAGCGGACAGTAAAGAGATTGAGGTTGTCGAAAGCTCTGACAGTACCTGATACTACAAGTATTTATGACGCTTGCCGGCGTATGGCCGCTCGTAGAGTTGATGCGTTACTACTTACTGACTCAAATGCCTTATTGTGTGGAATCTTGACAGATAAG GATATAGCAACAAGAGTAATTGCTCGTGAGCTTAATCTCGAGGAGACTCCTGTTTCAAAAGTTATGACAAGAAACCCAGTATTTGTGCTTTCTGACACACTTGCTGTGGAGGCATTGCAAAAGATGGTGCAAGGAAAATTTAGGCATTTGCCTGTTGTGGAAAATGGAGAAGTTATTGCTTTACTTGATATAGCAAAATGTTTGTATGATGCTATTGCTCGGATGGAAAGAGCAGCTGAGAAGGGAAAGGCAATTGCAGCTGCTGTTGAAGGTGTTGAAAAGCACTGGGGAGCATCTGTTTCTG GCTCTAATACATTCATTGAAACAATTCGAGAGCGGATGTTTAGGCCCTCCCTGTCTACAATTATTCCTGAGAATTCAAA GGTTGTTACAGTTGAACCAACTGATAGTGTCCTGTTGGCAACAAAGAAGATGCTTGAATTGCGAACAAACTCTGCAATTATAACAGTTGAAAATAAACCGAGAGGAATTCTTAC TTCAAAGGACATCTTGATGCGTGTTATAGCACAAGATCTTCCAGCTGATTCAACTCTAGTGGAGAAG GTTATGACACCAAATCCAGAATGTGCAACAGTCGATACACCTATTGTTGATGCATTGCATACAATGCATGATGGAAAATTTTTACACCTTCCTGTTGTTGATAGAG ATGGAATTGTAGTTGCTGTTGTAGATGTGCTTCATATTACTCATGCAGCAGTAGCGACT GTGGGAAATACTGCTGGAGTTAGTACAGAGGCTGCAAACACTATGATGCAAAAATTTTGGGATTCTGCCATGGCACTTGCTCCTGATGATGAGGAGGAAACCCGGAG TGAGGGTTCCTTAAAGATGGCTTCTGATGGGGCAGACACAGGGAGATCTCTTCCCTGTCCTTCGTCAAGCATGCCAGGCACATTTGCTTTCAAAATTCAGGACAGGAAGGGAAGAATGCATCGGTTCAACTGTG ATACACGTAGCTTAACAGATCTTATAACTTCAATTATTCAAAGAGTGGGTGATGACATTGACCGCAAAAACCTTCCTCAGATTTTG TATGAAGATGAAGACCATGACAAGGTGGTACTTGCATCAGATAGTGATCTTGTAGCAGCTGTGGACCATGCAAGGTCGGCTGGTTGGAAG GGACTAAGATTACATTTAGCTTACTCAGGAAGACCTGGTCATAGGAAAGGTTCTGGCTCCGTCAGTATGGACTATGCTCATGAAGATGCATGGGCGTCAGCGTACAGTGCCGTGGCAGCTGGAGCTGCTCTAGTTGCTGGTTTAGGCGTATTAGCATTTTTTAGGAGATCTGGCAAGTAA